One genomic region from Drosophila busckii strain San Diego stock center, stock number 13000-0081.31 chromosome 3R, ASM1175060v1, whole genome shotgun sequence encodes:
- the LOC108603357 gene encoding titin isoform X2, which translates to MVCILHGYYDAQPKMRFSLTPPPPKASLASSNTSTTHTHTNNSNNNNNHSLSKSLGRNRNNNNMLGNSSNSAVAPTSPSNAAADEEAASDYNQWLHAMKLVARLPGGTPPEFRRKLWLSLADKYLKSKHIDWTVQREKCFSEQWREDDEELGIQIVKDLHRTGSNLCTGPAGSINQAKLKRILLGYARYNPEVGYCQGFNMLGALILQVMDKEEEESMKVMIYLVEGVLPTGYFYGSMGGLQADMGVFRELMQTKLPRLAKHLQRLQGPMENAYEPPLTNVFTMQWFLTMFCTCLPMSCVLRVWDLVLIEGSDVLLRTALVLWSLLEERVLNAPSADEFYGKMGSFSNELLNGHLIDSNGLIERVVQLGPIADIKQLRDKHLYNIAPLRHKQGLQLYFDDEDTHSDDESRLAVATVWGLNWGRRGSIGLGAVAATTGKPQAEQKDRLALDISLLKKQYDRLRERQKQAHVILTTACSTATATAARQASSSNAVSVNQLLLGRPAIITNKGKRVTAPMGAIPPARKPSLPTVLHSKPSNAAERQLRRGETLHWRDMDVGRQRRDSLSWKEIKADRASVLREGIEVKSQKLRTRLGKSDSSSYSEDSDGDEQQADAKGNGGSSSDTSLCDDDDPKSLEPSPKRKAKLARKLKEQPRESSVERRRPKSWAPGTHEIPFMLMGTDSGDEKEPTSEKAEDSATECDRFALDWNKPDSLLKPLHVDTSVRVPGITSTSQLSPLPDIAKYLSTTTISPLPTPQPVYVVSVLEAINPLGSGDSVPANVGDSGVTNQYFERVNSVERPTRLELSYSLSEEQTDLETLPKVEAEAVVELPQPRDDYIPGENKDDYKELLNMTIDPKPLVSSIEPKLINASRKRRDPRRKTLTRSSTIEIEERFQALERRLSQEQSDKLERTKYIPSTATLEERYNTLEKQLSAEKQKLNDAECAENVERIPTTADLELRFDALAKQASSSNSNAKTPVELKAAVSTPGYSSTKDGADNAATKQLPKADKTQTDTNAPANLNKEKDAASKDELEERYNTLEKQLSTEKQKLNDAECSESVKRIPTTSNLELRFDGLAKQASAGNGNAKTPMELNAATTTPSSSSTNDGAGNAAAKQLPKADKTQTDSNAPANLNEEKDAASKEESKDATQPRLKKLPSTAELEDRFNALERKMSIQKSSPAKTKKEPPDEEQKKKKDLPEQVEKKDRESMVKSNLESPEPKEKEAATKVENIKDADQAEKSGKNRSNSEKEEEEVTNKVEKKSASEKKIVTEAEVKEENSTKEKNSEASKPGSKQEQVEALKSNEKSKLKAAEEQEKTKKSIEETKRKAEKEELQKKPADNAKLKEEKPTEAKEDELEKVKRKTPPSTAELEKRFDALEKQLSSNKLDMKKETTKTKENTTEPAKESNVEEPTKKSKEAMKTFDDKVKSLSVSLKNEAQETGQSVKKDLDGEKPQQTVEQPSKELNKRRASEPPSMDDLDKRYETFKRRMSSKNQFTSQTETVNEALERIEQEVMAELTVDAEEQEPETLIKKPPPSTADLESRYEALQGKRDQPKRVDVAIEAHIPEPPPPPPVQKQQPTAPQQRALIEELQSKIQGQSGEENLKPSEINPQRKRMLQKQQQQEMLPPRRPATRGDETSEAPANTAYYRTGNYEQQQQQRMVRRFSDLPSRADLENRLQYLEKKLYKKFYKQRCASDSEVASRAVSYEEKPSTSRQAETQLEQRVQALEKQLSDNSLKLLEAIREQAAATAAAAAAPPPTDNEASHSPETDASKQLVRYTHNVGELEESDQPINISINIKMLLNKESELKRQPTADSTEDLRRRLEQLEHQLLEERARNVSEVTVESEPEPEPEPALEPEPGLAPEPEPEPEPEPEPAPEPEVDIESEANQKQEKDNHNQSVKSDELEQVEEQPLPSKPETVKETKTLENEERQKELPAEETQQQPKEAEVEVVQAPATDCCPEEEISAARTTAQTCSNPEEQTINANELPAVDANNKTVVLLMDNEPKALKVRRLTRANTEELEDLFQALEKQLNDRQLVKSKDGKLVHVDKQPTAEQVQQAQAISDLTKEITDFTSAQVEEKVPTEEKEADYDWGSNPVKHHLKRKTVYLPSTKELEARFRSLERQIKLLEDVEQIDVEQRLVEIERKIKLQYSLSHEKDLNKYLELCEGKGLDDEPPVEEAAVTTPARSRSQSPALKRASSPAPARKATTKSPHVSPARKSNVSSKSPYTSPHTSPARKANKHTGDLDELEYKYRVLDLVRSKSKEQLAQRKADPNKKQPIHPLEMLLDPSPDDSLIPTTGELEHRIRLLDEKLKSPVRHKSRSRSPTIDDIKRQKMRDEQQPKTPVHKLERLVYPEDKPEPPTAAELDERIRALEQEKKFDFKTQKDYKEFNQKLKHVISPSLSYEEFKAAKSREQSPRRAAKYQRPISPKVLRFSDEQEAHEDYEQLDHYGELRRAKARQGHSSERMTLADQTHRSYSHSASSSEKLDELGSRLMRETSPITRTGTHTGVPLRTGDNINERLSSIKNSIKSIDSLCEEKPYQKEKCQRYIDSLFSDSLHFSSKKSSAEDLTHSRSESRGRGRVSDYTPAIRIGSEHRSLGSAESLRTGSPLRASSPPHHRSHRDISRELSPRRRRDEEQLEERESSRVRRDNLLPNYLADNRSELSSCSSLTKFHKVDRQLEETCAKYAADDRRSACRTPLSSPYEASTRYAGAGGGAGTAPADNYPRPKSPYRQPVPYEPYRATRSNTPVYQPAKLEIRHTTVTSTFYDRFLTEKQIGKQSRPSSRSPVISPSATAKSYSDLSHAYALELTTASATATTTTSSSSTSSYSPLSRSFGNYSYLSTSEATTTSAFVPYSYSRLTPTTDNCTTTNNSTTPTATNTATSSSSSSLSYATGVYNPMMSFTLREPTLSSQPINLLGQFQYKSGLSASYSYAETNKTDADKP; encoded by the exons tttgcATACTGCACGGATATT ACGATGCACAGCCTAAAATGCGCTTTAGTCTCACACCACCGCCACCGAAAGCCAGCCTAGCCAGCAGCAATACTAGcaccacccacacccacactaacaacagcaacaacaacaataaccacaGCTTGAGCAAAAGCCTTGGCCGCaatcgcaacaacaacaatatgctgggcaacagcagcaattcgGCTGTTGCACCCACCAGTCCaagcaatgctgctgctgatgaagaGGCTGCCTCGGACTACAATCAGTGGTTGCATGCTATGAAATTGGTGGCACGCTTGCCAGGGGGCACACCGCCCGAATTTCGACGCAAG ctctGGCTTTCTCTGGCTGACAAGTATCTCAAGTCCAAGCATATCGACTGGACGGTGCAGCGCGAGAAATGTTTCAGCGAGCAATGGCGTGAGGATGATGAGGAGCTGGGCATACAAATAGTCAAG GATCTGCATCGCACTGGCTCCAACTTGTGCACAGGTCCAGCGGGCTCTATTAATCAGGCCAAGCTCAAACGCATATTGCTGGGCTATGCACGCTACAATCCCGAGGTGGGCTATTGTCAG GGCTTCAACATGCTGGGCGCCTTAATATTGCAGGTCATGGATAAGGAGGAGGAGGAGTCCATGAAGGTTATGATCTATTTGGTGGAAGGAGTGTTGCCCACAGGCTACTTCTATGGCTCGATGGGCGGTCTGCAGGCCGATATGGGCGTGTTTCGTGAGCTTATGCAAACGAAACTGCCGCGTTTGGCAAAACATCTGCAGCGACTGCAAGGACCCATGGAGAATGCCTATGAGCCGCCGCTAACCAATGTGTTCACCATGCAATGGTTCCTCACCATGTTCTGCACCTGCCTGCCCATGTCCTGTGTGCTGCGTGTCTGGGATTTGGTGCTAATCGAGGGCAGCGATGTTCTCTTGCGCACTGCGCTGGTTCTCTGGAGCCTGCTAGAAGA ACGTGTGCTAAATGCACCCAGCGCCGATGAGTTCTACGGCAAGATGGGTTCCTTTTCCAACGAGCTGCTCAACGGGCACTTGATTGACTCCAATGGTCTGATCGAAAGGGTGGTGCAGCTAGGACCCATAGCGGACATAAAGCAGCTGCGGGACAAGCATCTCTACAACATTGCGCCCTTGCGACATAAACAGGGCTTGCA ATTGTACTTTGATGATGAGGATACGCATTCAGATGACGAGTCCCGCTTGGCAGTGGCGACAGTTTGGGGCTTAAACTGGGGCAGACGTGGCTCGATAGGCTTGGGTGCGGTAGCTGCTACAACAGGCAAACCGCAAGCAGAGCAGAAAGATCGATTGGCTTTGGATATATCACTGCTCAAGAAGCAGTACGATCGACTGCGGGAACGTCAAAAGCAGGCGCATGTTATCCTCACGACCGCCTGCTCTACGGCCACAGCGACTGCAGCACGTCAAGCGTCCTCCAGCAATGCAGTGTCTGTGAATCAACTGCTCCTGGGCCGTCCAGCCATAATAACCAACAAAGGCAAGCGTGTCACTGCCCCCATGGGCGCCATACCGCCTGCACGGAAACCTTCGCTGCCGACAGTGTTGCATAGCAAGCCTTCGAATGCGGCGGAGCGGCAGCTTCGACGCGGTGAAACGCTGCACTGGCGTGACATGGATGTGGGACGACAACGACGCGATAGTCTGAGCTGGAAGGAGATTAAGGCGGACCGCGCATCCGTCTTGCGTGAAGGCATTGAGGTCAAGTCGCAGAAGCTGCGAACGCGTTTGGGCAAAAGCGACAGCTCCTCGTACAGTGAGGATAGCGATGGTGATGAGCAGCAGGCAGACGCTAAGGGCAATGGCGGCTCTAGCTCAGACACGAGTCtatgtgatgatgatgatccCAAGTCGTTGGAGCCGAGTCCCAAGCGCAAAGCCAAGCTGGCGCGAAAGCTCAAAGAACAGCCGCGTGAGTCGAGCGTAGAGCGCAGAAGACCCAAATCATGGGCGCCGGGCACACATGAAATACCCTTTATGCTCATGGGCACGGACAGCGGCGATGAAAAGGAGCCAACGAGCGAAAAGGCCGAAGATAGCGCCACCGAATGTGATCGCTTTGCTCTTGATTGGAACAAGCCTGATAGTTTGCTCAAGCCGCTGCATGTCGACACCAGTGTACGTGTACCAGGCATTACCAGCACCAGTCAGCTATCCCCCTTGCCGGACATAGCCAAATATCTGAGCACCACAACCATTAGTCCATTGCCCACACCACAGCCTGTCTATGTGGTCAGTGTCTTGGAGGCCATCAATCCGCTGGGCAGTGGAGATAGCGTGCCGGCTAACGTTGGCGATTCTGGCGTTACCAATCAGTATTTTGAGCGCGTCAACAGCGTGGAGCGTCCAACTAGACTCGAGCTGAGCTACTCCTTAAGCGAAGAGCAGACAGACCTGGAGACGCTGCCTAaagttgaagctgaagctgttgTCGAGTTGCCGCAGCCTCGAGATGATTACATACCTGGTGAAAATAAGGATGACTACAAGGAGCTGCTGAACATGACGATAGATCCCAAGCCTTTGGTATCTTCAATAGAACCAAAATTAATCAATGCCAGTCGCAAACGCCGCGACCCAAGACGTAAAACATTGACACGATCTTCAACCATAGAAATAGAGGAACGTTTTCAAGCCTTAGAAAGAAGACTAAGTCAGGAGCAAAGTGATAAACTGGAACGCACAAAGTATATACCAAGTACTGCAACGCTCGAGGAGCGTTATAATACTTTAGAGAAACAGTTGAgtgcagaaaaacaaaaattaaatgatgcCGAGTGTGCGGAGAATGTGGAACGCATACCCACGACAGCGGACTTGGAGTTGCGTTTTGATGCATTAGCCAAACAAGCGAGTtctagcaacagcaatgccaaGACGCCTGTGGAGCTGAAGGCAGCAGTTTCAACACCGGGTTACAGCAGCACCAAAGATGGTGCCGATAATGCTGCCACAAAGCAACTTCCGAAAGCCGACAAAACTCAAACTGACACTAATGCACCTGCCAAtctaaataaagaaaaagatGCAGCCTCTAAAGATGAACTCGAGGAGCGTTATAATACTTTAGAGAAACAGTTGAgcacagaaaaacaaaaattaaatgatgcCGAGTGCTCAGAGAGTGTGAAACGCATCCCCACGACATCGAATTTGGAGTTGCGTTTTGATGGCTTAGCCAAACAGGCGAGTGCTGGCAACGGCAATGCAAAGACTCCTATGGAACTAAacgcagcaaccacaacaccAAGTTCCAGCAGCACCAATGATGGAGCCGGTAATGCTGCCGCAAAGCAACTTCCGAAAGCCGACAAAACTCAAACTGACTCTAATGCACCTGCGAATCTAAACGAAGAAAAAGATGCAGCCTCTAAAGAGGAAAGCAAGGATGCGACTCAGCCGCGACTTAAGAAACTGCCATCAACTGCAGAGCTAGAAGATCGTTTTAATGCACTGGAACGCAAGATGAGCATACAAAAAAGTAGTCCAGCTAAAACCAAAAAGGAACCTCCTGACGAAgagcaaaaaaagaagaaagatCTGCCGGAGCAAGTTGAGAAAAAAGATAGAGAATCAATGGTAAAATCAAATCTTGAATCGCCAGAGCCAAAAGAGAAAGAGGCAGCAACTAAGGTAGAAAATATCAAGGACGCTGACCAGGCGGAAAAAAGCGGTAAGAATAGGAGTAACTctgaaaaagaagaagaagaagttaCAAATAAAGTAGAAAAGAAAAGTGcgtcagaaaaaaaaattgtaactgAAGCAGAGGTGAAGGAAGAGAATTCAACGAAAGAGAAAAACTCAGAAGCCAGCAAGCCAGGGTCTAAGCAAGAGCAAGTAGAGGCTTTAAAGTCTAATGAGAAATCTAAGCTTAAAGCAGCAGAAGAGCAGGAGAAGACAAAAAAGTCCATTGAGgaaacaaagcgcaaagctGAAAAAGAAGAACTTCAGAAAAAGCCTGCTGACAATGCAAAGCTTAAAGAAGAAAAACCAACTGAAGCGAAGGAAGATGAGTTGGAGAAAGTCAAGCGCAAAACACCACCTTCCACAGCAGAGTTAGAGAAACGTTTCGATGCCCTAGAGAAACagttaagcagcaacaaattggacatgaaaaaagaaaccacaaagacaaaagaaaacacaacTGAACCTGCTAAAGAATCTAATGTCGAAGAGCccacaaaaaaatcaaaagaagcAATGAAAACATTTGACGACAAAGTAAAAAGTCTAAGTGTAAGTTTAAAGAATGAAGCCCAAGAGACAGGTCAATCAGTCAAGAAAGATTTGGATGGTGAAAAGCCACAGCAAACTGTCGAGCAGCCGTCCAAGGAGTTAAACAAGCGACGTGCCTCTGAACCGCCTTCTATGGATGATTTAGATAAACGCTATGAAACTTTTAAACGACGTATGAGCagtaaaaatcaatttactaGTCAAACTGAAACTGTCAACGAAGCCCTAGAGCGTATCGAACAGGAGGTAATGGCAGAGTTAACAGTTGACGCTGAGGAGCAAGAGCCGGAAACATTGATTAAAAAGCCACCACCCAGCACCGCTGATCTGGAGAGTCGCTACGAAGCGCTTCAAGGTAAGCGTGACCAGCCCAAGCGTGTAGATGTTGCCATAGAAGCGCATATACCAGAGCCACCGCCTCCACCACCTgtacaaaagcagcagcccacAGCTCCACAGCAACGCGCATTAATTGAagagctgcaaagcaaaatacaagGACAATCAGGCGAAGAAAACCTTAAGCCCAGCGAGATTAATCCACAACGCAAGCGTAtgctgcaaaagcaacaacaacaagaaatgtTACCGCCACGGCGACCCGCAACTAGAGGCGATGAGACCTCGGAAGCACCTGCAAACACCGCTTACTACAGAACGGGAAATtacgaacagcagcagcaacagcgcatgGTTCGTCGTTTCTCGGATCTGCCATCGCGAGCCGATCTGGAAAATCGTTTACAATACTTGGAAAAGAAATTGTACAAGAAATTCTACAAGCAGCGCTGTGCAAGTGATTCCGAAGTTGCATCAAGAGCGGTCAGCTATGAAGAGAAACCCAGCACCTCACGTCAGGCCGAgacgcagctggagcagcgtgTCCAAGCGCTAGAGAAGCAGCTGAGCGATAACAGTCTAAAGCTGCTAGAGGCTATCAGagaacaggcagcagcaacagcagcagcagcagcagcaccgccGCCGACGGACAATGAGGCCAGCCACTCACCCGAAACTGATGCGAGCAAGCAGCTCGTGCGCTATACACACAATGTGGGCGAGCTGGAGGAGTCGGACCAGCCCATTAACATCAGCATTAATatcaaaatgctgctgaatAAGGAAAGTGAGTTGAAGCGCCAGCCAACAGCAGACAGCACAGAAGATTTAAGAAGGCGCTTAGAGCAGCTGGAGCACCAACTGCTGGAGGAACGTGCGCGCAATGTCAGTGAGGTAACAGTAGAGTCTGAACCTGAGCCAGAACCAGAGCCTGCACTTGAGCCTGAACCTGGGCTTGCACCTGAGCCTGAACCTGAACCTGAGCCTGAACCTGAGCCTGCACCTGAACCTGAGGTTGATATAGAAAGCGAAGCTAATCAAAAGCAAGAGAAAGATAATCATAATCAAAGCGTCAAGTCGGATGAACTGGAACAGGTGGAAGAGCAGCCTCTGCCCAGCAAGCCCGAAACTGTGAAAGAAACCAAGACACTTGAGAATGAAGAGCGTCAAAAGGAGCTTCCTGCAGAGGAgactcagcagcagccaaaggaaGCTGAGGTAGAAGTGGTGCAAGCCCCTGCAACTGACTGCTGTCCAGAAGAAGAAATatcagcagcaagaacaactgCCCAGACCTGCTCCAACCCAGAAGAACAAACTATCAATGCCAATGAGCTACCAGCTGTGGatgctaataataaaactgtGGTGCTACTAATGGATAACGAACCCAAAGCCTTGAAAGTTCGACGGCTTACCAGAGCCAATACAGAGGAGCTCGAGGATCTCTTTCAGGCACTTGAAAAGCAGCTCAATGATCGTCAACTGGTGAAGTCTAAGGATGGCAAGCTTGTGCATGTGGATAAGCAACCCACAGCGGAGCAAGTGCAACAAGCTCAAGCCATAAGCGATTTGACCAAAGAAATTACCGATTTTACCAGTGCTCAAGTTGAAGAAAAAGTTCCAACTGAGGAAAAAGAGGCTGACTATGACTGGGGCTCCAATCCAGTGAAGCATCATTTGAAACGCAAAACAGTTTATTTGCCCTCCACCAAAGAGCTGGAAGCGCGCTTTCGTTCGCTTGAGCGTCAAATTAAGCTGCTGGAGGATGTTGAGCAAATTGATGTGGAGCAGCGTTTAGTCGAAATTGAACGtaaaattaagctgcaataCTCACTGTCGCATGAAAAAGAtctcaacaaatatttggaGCTGTGCGAGGGCAAGGGCCTGGATGACGAGCCGCCTGTGGAGGAGGCAGCAGTCACCACGCCAGCACGGTCACGCTCACAAAGCCCTGCGCTGAAACGTGCAAGCTCTCCAGCACCTGCACGCAAAGCAACCACCAAGTCGCCGCATGTATCTCCCGCACGCAAAAGCAATGTATCCTCCAAATCTCCTTATACTTCTCCGCATACTTCGCCCGCACGCAAAGCCAACAAGCACACAGGTGATTTGGATGAATTGGAGTACAAGTATCGCGTGCTTGACTTGGTGCGTTCGAAATCCAAGGAGCAGCTGGCGCAACGCAAAGCAGATCCTAACAAAAAGCAGCCCATACATCCGCTAGAGATGTTGCTGGATCCCAGTCCAGACGACAGCCTTATACCCACCACAGGTGAACTCGAACATCGCATACGCCTGCTGGACGAGAAGCTCAAGTCACCTGTGCGCCACAAGTCGCGCTCGCGCTCGCCGACCATCGATGACATCAAACGGCAGAAGATGCGCGATGAGCAGCAACCCAAGACGCCAGTGCATAAGCTGGAACGCTTGGTCTATCCGGAGGACAAGCCAGAGCCGCCCACGGCCGCTGAACTGGATGAGCGCATACGTGCGCTGGAGCAGGAGAAAAAGTTTGACTTTAAGACACAGAAAGACTACAAAGAGTTCAATCAAAAGCTGAAGCATGTCATATCTCCCTCGCTGTCCTATGAAGAGTTCAAGGCAGCCAAGTCCCGGGAGCAGAGTCCACGGCGAGCAGCCAAGTATCAACGGCCCATTAGTCCTAAAGTCCTGCGCTTTAGCGATGAGCAGGAAGCGCATGAGGATTATGAGCAGCTGGATCACTATGGCGAACTGCGGCGAGCCAAAGCGCGTCAGGGCCACTCCAGCGAACGCATG ACTCTTGCAGATCAAACGCATCGTAGCTACAGTcacagcgccagcagctccgAGAAACTTGACGAGCTAGGAAGTCGCCTAATGCGG GAAACCTCACCCATAACACGGACGGGCACACATACGGGGGTTCCGCTGCGTACAGGAGACAATATCAACGAGCGGCTCAGCTCCATTAAGAACAGCATCAAATCCATCGACAGCCTCTGCGAGGAGAAGCCTTATCAAAAGGAGAAATGCCAACGCTATATTGACTCGTTGTTCTCCGACTCGCTGCACTTTAGCAGCAAGAAGAGTTCGGCTGAGGATCTCACCCACAGTCGCAGCGAGAGCCGTGGACGTGGGCGTGTCAGCGACTATACGCCTGCCATACGGATTGGCTCGGAGCATCGCTCGTTGGGCTCGGCGGAGTCGTTGCGCACGGGCAGTCCTTTACGGGCGTCAAGTCCACCGCATCATCGCTCGCATAGGGATATCAGCAGAGAGTTGTCGCCGCGTCGACGGCGGGATGaggagcagctggaggagcGCGAGAGCAGTAGGGTAAGACGTGATAATCTATTGCCAAATTATTTAGCGGATAATCGTAGCGAACTAAGCAGCTGCAGTAGTTTAACTAAATTTCACAAAGTAGATAGACAACTAGAGGAGACCTGCGCCAAGTACGCAGCGGATGACAGACGCTCGGCCTGCCGTACGCCCCTGAGCTCACCCTATGAGGCCAGCACACGTTATGCAGGTGCAGGCGGAGGCGCAGGTACAGCGCCAGCTGACAATTATCCTAGGCCCAAGTCACCCTATCGCCAGCCCGTACCGTATGAGCCGTACCGAGCCACGCGCTCCAATACGCCCGTAtaccagccagccaagctgGAAATACGTCATACCACAGTCACTTCGACTTTCTATGATCGCTTTCTGACCGAAAAACAAATTGGCAAGCAATCACGTCCATCGAGTCGTTCACCCGTTATCTCACCCTCAGCCACAGCCAAAAGCTACAGCGATCTGTCCCATGCTTACGCGCTTGAGCTGACCACCGCCAGCGCCACTGCCACAACCACcaccagcagtagcagcaccagcagctaCTCGCCGCTTTCACGCAGCTTTGGCAATTACTCATATCTCAGCACCAGCGAAGCGACCACCACTTCGGCCTTTGTGCCCTACAGCTACTCCCGTCTCACTCCAACCACTGACAActgcaccaccaccaacaacagcaccaCCCCCACAGCCACAAATaccgccaccagcagcagcagtagttcACTTTCATACGCCACTGGCGTTTACAATCCCATGATGTCGTTTACCTTGCGCGAACCTACGCTGAGCAGCCAGCCCATTAACCTCTTGGGTCAATTTCAGTACAAGAGCGGTCTGAGCGCCAGCTACAGTTACGCCGAGACAAATAAAACGGATGCAGACAAACCATAA